The stretch of DNA TCGTCGGTGATCCGATCGGAGAGCCAGCCAAGGTCGTCGACCACCCGGACGAGCGCGCGACTGCCCGCCGTTAACGCGACGGGTCGGTAGTCGGCGCCGAGGAAGGCGGCATCGAGCGCGTTCATCGCCTTGGTGACTTCGCGTCCGGACCCGGTTCCCTCCAGTCGATCGGCGAGCCTGTTGCAGACGCGTGCCGCGTAGGCGCGCAACTCGTCGTGATGCCGCGGCGGGAAGAGAAACAGGGCGGCGGGCACGCAGATCCCCAGTGCGATCAGCCAGCCCAGCAGCCGCTCGGGCAGCGGTCCGACCGGGGTGCATGCGGGCAACACGAACATCAACAGCGTGGCGCGTTGACCCGCGGCGACGATTTCGCTGAGCACTCCGGCGAAAATGACCGCGACACCAAGCACGAACATCAACGCGACGCTCAACCACGGGTACGGCGCGACAAGCGTGCCGAGGGTGATGAGTACCGCGCCGTTGAAGCCCAGCCCGCAGTAGGCCAGCGCCCGCGCCGGCCGGTTGCCGGGGAAGTCGACGAGTATCAGCAGTGCCACCGAGCCGAAGATGGTGAACAGCGGTGTCTGCGATCCACCGCCGACCGCGAAGCTCACCGCCGCCGCGACGGGCACGACGATCGCGACCCGTAAGGCACGGCGCAGCGCGTCGAATTCGGGGTCGCGCGCGCGAAGACGGTCCAGCACGTGTCGAAGCACCGCGGCCGTTTCAGAAGGCAAGAATCGCGCCCCCCAGCGCTGAAAAGACTGCTGCGTTATTCACTGTCTGGCACCGACGCGAATCGGCCGGAGTCCAGCGCGTCGGTGAGCTGGCCCGCGATCCACTCCAACGCCGTGGTGTCCCGTCGCAGCGCGGCCTGCTCGTAACCGACAAGCACGTACACGCCCCACGCCGCGAAGGTTTCAGCCTGCCGCTTGTTGTCCAGGATCTCGAAGGCCGACTCGTACATGATGTCGAAGCGCTGCTGGTCGACCGCCGCCTGGATGGCGTACACCTCCGGATCGACCGAACTCCACACCCGGATTGCGGCTTCGGCACCATGGGGAAGCGACAGCCCCTCCTGGATGAGCGTGTCGATGCGACGACGAGGATCCGGTTCGGCGCGCACCGCCTCGATGATCTGCACCGTCTGACGCTGCATCCAGTGCGAGACGAGCTCCTTGGTGTACGCGGGCCAGCCAGGAAAGTAGTGATAGAAGGAGCCGGTCGTGATGCCAAGCCGGTGACAGACCTCGGCCAGCTTCAGTCCGCCGTAACCCAAATCGGACAGCACTTCGAGGCCGACCTCGAAGTAGGACTCCCGCGATACGACGCTCGCCACCCCAGCACCATAGTTCTACGGGGTATCGCTGGTGGACGGCTATTGCGAAGGTCGCACCTCGATGGGCTGCCGTGCCCGGCGCTGAGAATTTGCTGAGCCAACATGCGAATGTGGCCGGAATTGGGCGCAAGCGTAAATAGAGAAGTGAGCTGTGGCACAATTTGACCGTGCCGCAACATACCGCGAGTCGAGGACCCGGTCGCCCCCCCGCAGCGAAGGCTGCCGAAACGCGAGAGCGCATTGTACAAGCGGCTCGTGAGGTCTTCAGCGAACTTGGCTACGACGCCGCCACGTTCCAGGCGATCGCCATCCGCGCCGATCTCACGCGTCCCGCCATTAACCATTATTTCGCCAGTAAACGGGTGCTGTGGAGCGAAGTCGTCGAGCAAACGAACACGTTGGTAGTTAGCGCGGGGATGTCGCGAGCCCAGGCGGAAACCAGTCTGCTTGGCCGGCTGTCCGCCTTCTTCTCGGTCGTGATGCAGGCTGACTCCGAAGACCGTTCTGCGGCAGCATTTCTCGTCACATCGGTGCTGGAGTCGCAGCGCCATCCGGAGCTGAGCACCGACGAGCACGATTCCATGCGGGCATCGCGTGAGTTCATGTCGTGGGCTGTCGACGACGCAATCAAGCGAGGTGAGCTCACTACCGACACCGACATCAACCACCTGGTCGAAATGCTGGTGGCGGTGATGTGGGGGATGGGCTTCTACGCCGGCTTCGTGGGCAGCCACGAAGACCTCTCCTCGGTGGTGCACAAGTTCGAGCTTTTGATGGCCAACAAGCTCTGGCATCTGCACGAGTAACGTACTACCTGCGGTGATGTAGCCCACACTTCGTATAGCACTGCTAACTTTTTAGATAGCATTGCTTACGATATGACTGATTCGAGTGCACGCCGCCTCCGTACGGACGGCGAGAGCTGCGACATCACCGCGAGTGTCGGCGCAACCGCCTTGGGCCTTGCTGCAACCGCGATGGACAGCGTCTTTGTGCACGCTCGGCTTGAAGGAGACGCCCGATGAGTTCGCAGCGCACAGAGAACGACACCTGGGACATCGCCACCAGCGTCGGCGCGACCGCCGTCATGGTCGCAGCGGCCAGGGCCGCCGAGACCGACCGAGACGATCCGCTGATCTGCGACCCCTACGCCAAGGACCTGGTAGCTGGAGCCGGAACCGGCCTGTGGGAATTCATGCTCGACGGCGAGTTCGTCGCCAAGGTCGGCGACGCCGATCCCGAGGTCGCCGCGATCGTCGAGCACATGAGCGCCTATCAAGCGGTCCGCACCCACTTCTTCGACGCCTTCTTCACCGACGCCGCCGCGGCGGGCATCCGTCAGATCGTCATCCTCGCCTCCGGCCTCGACTCCCGCGCTTACCGGCTGCAGTGGCCGGCAGGCACCACGGTCTACGAGATCGACCAACCCAAGGTGCTCGAGTACAAGGCGGCCACGCTCGACGGTGTTTCACCGACGGCAGTGCGTCGTGCTGTGCCGATGGACCTGCGCTACGACTGGCCGAAAGCGTTGCGCGAAGCGGGTTTTGACCCAAGTGTGCCGACCGCGTGGCTGGCCGAAGGGCTGCTGATGTACCTGCCCGCCGACGCGCAGGACCGGCTCTTCGAGAACATCACCGAACTGTCCGCGCCGGGCAGCGGCATTTCTGCCGAGACCGTCGGCATTCACGCTGCGGATCGGCGCGAGCGGATGCGCGAGCGGTTCGGCAAGCTCGCCGAGCAGTTCGGAGTCGACGGCACCATCGATGTCGGCGAGCTGACCTACGAGGATCCCGACCGCGCCGACGTCGCGGTCTGGCTCGATCAGCATGGGTGGCAGTCCAGCGTCGTCGCCTCGCAGGACGAGATGCGCCGACTGGGCCGGGCCGTCGAGTCGGTCGATACCGGCGACGACTCGTTCTCCACGTTCGTCAGCGGCGTCAAGCTGTAGCCGCGTCCGGCAGGCGCTACCTTCGAGGCGTGCGCTCAGCCGCCGTCAACATCGGCGCTCTCGTCGCGGCCGTTGCCGTCGCCATGAGCGGCTGCGCCGACCAGCAGGCCGGTGTGTCGCTACCATTCCCGCAGGGCGCCGGACGAGGACCGTGTGCCGTCACGAAACAAACGGACGTGCCCGCCACGATGCGCGACGGCACCGTGCTGCGGGCCGACGTCTACCGGCC from Mycobacterium sp. JS623 encodes:
- a CDS encoding TetR/AcrR family transcriptional regulator gives rise to the protein MASVVSRESYFEVGLEVLSDLGYGGLKLAEVCHRLGITTGSFYHYFPGWPAYTKELVSHWMQRQTVQIIEAVRAEPDPRRRIDTLIQEGLSLPHGAEAAIRVWSSVDPEVYAIQAAVDQQRFDIMYESAFEILDNKRQAETFAAWGVYVLVGYEQAALRRDTTALEWIAGQLTDALDSGRFASVPDSE
- a CDS encoding TetR/AcrR family transcriptional regulator, which codes for MPQHTASRGPGRPPAAKAAETRERIVQAAREVFSELGYDAATFQAIAIRADLTRPAINHYFASKRVLWSEVVEQTNTLVVSAGMSRAQAETSLLGRLSAFFSVVMQADSEDRSAAAFLVTSVLESQRHPELSTDEHDSMRASREFMSWAVDDAIKRGELTTDTDINHLVEMLVAVMWGMGFYAGFVGSHEDLSSVVHKFELLMANKLWHLHE
- a CDS encoding SAM-dependent methyltransferase; translation: MSSQRTENDTWDIATSVGATAVMVAAARAAETDRDDPLICDPYAKDLVAGAGTGLWEFMLDGEFVAKVGDADPEVAAIVEHMSAYQAVRTHFFDAFFTDAAAAGIRQIVILASGLDSRAYRLQWPAGTTVYEIDQPKVLEYKAATLDGVSPTAVRRAVPMDLRYDWPKALREAGFDPSVPTAWLAEGLLMYLPADAQDRLFENITELSAPGSGISAETVGIHAADRRERMRERFGKLAEQFGVDGTIDVGELTYEDPDRADVAVWLDQHGWQSSVVASQDEMRRLGRAVESVDTGDDSFSTFVSGVKL